A window of the Cucurbita pepo subsp. pepo cultivar mu-cu-16 chromosome LG01, ASM280686v2, whole genome shotgun sequence genome harbors these coding sequences:
- the LOC111788341 gene encoding uncharacterized F-box/LRR-repeat protein C02F5.7 gives MASTDSALELGSDSSGVTVCINDTLTDDELRSILDKIVRDKDKEIFGLVCKRWLRVQSNERKKLSARAGPHLLRKMASRFSRLLELDLSQSTSRSFYPGVTDSDLSVVANGFQYLKVLNLQYCKGITDSGIVAIGSSLSKLQSLDVSYCRKLTDRGFSAVAEGCHDLRNLNLAGCKLVTDGLLKTLSKNCHDLEELGLQGCTNITDSGLTELVKGCQKIELLDVNKCSNVGDIGVSSVSMACSSSLKTLKLLDCYKIKDDSILSLAQFCNHLETLIIGGCRDISDESIQKLARACKSNLRTLRMDWCLNVTDSSLRCIFTQCSNLEALDIGCCEEVTDAAFHTLGSDGTEVNLKVLKVSNCPKVTLATLSILVDKCNSLEYLDVRSCPHITKAGCDEAGLQFPESCKVNFTGSLCEPDLFL, from the exons ATGGCTTCCACTGATTCGGCATTGGAACTCGGGTCCGACTCATCTGGGGTTACCGTCTGTATCAATGATACTCTGACCGATGACGAGCTCCGATCCATACTGGATAAGATTGTGAGGGACAAAGACAAGGAGATTTTTGGGTTAGTTTGCAAGAGATGGCTTCGAGTTCAGAGCAACGAGAGGAAGAAGCTCTCAGCTCGTGCGGGTCCTCACCTGCTTCGAAAAATGGCCTCCAGATTCTCGCGCCTCTTGGAATTGGATCTCTCGCAGTCTACTTCTCGGTCTTTTTATCCGGGTGTTACGGACTCCGATCTTTCTGTCGTCGCTAATGGTTTCCAGTACTTGAAAGTCCTCAATCTTCAATATTGCAAAG GCATCACTGATTCTGGAATAGTAGCAATTGGAAGCAGTCTTTCAAAACTGCAGTCGTTGGACGTGTCCTATTGCCGAAAGTTGACTGACAGGGGATTCTCAGCTGTTGCAGAAGGATGTCACGACCTAAGAAACTTGAATCTGGCTGGCTGCAAACTGGTTACAGATGGGCTATTAAAAACTCTTTCTAAAAACTGCCACGATTTAGAAGAATTGGGTCTACAGGGCTGCACAAATATAACTGACTCAGGACTAACAGAACTTGTCAAAGGGTGTCAGAAGATCGAGCTTTTAGATGTTAATAAATGCAGCAATGTTGGCGACATTGGCGTATCCAGTGTCTCGATGGCTTGTTCATCCTCTCTCAAGACGTTAAAGTTGTTGGATTgctataaaattaaagatgacTCCATTTTGTCACTGGCTCAGTTCTGCAATCATCTTGAGACTCTTATTATAGGTGGCTGTAGGGACATCTCTGATGAATCTATTCAAAAGCTTGCACGAGCATGTAAAAGTAATCTCAGAACTTTGCGTATGGACTGGTGTTTGAACGTAACCGATTCTTCATTGAGGTGCATATTCACCCAATGTAGCAATCTGGAGGCCCTCGACATTGGTTGCTGTGAGGAAGTGACAGATGCTGCTTTCCATACTCTGGGAAGCGATGGTACTGAGGTGAATTTGAAGGTTTTGAAGGTTAGTAACTGCCCGAAGGTCACGTTAGCCACGTTAAGTATTCTCGTTGACAAGTGCAATTCTCTTGAATATCTGGATGTGAGGTCCTGCCCTCATATTACCAAGGCTGGATGTGATGAGGCTGGATTGCAGTTTCCTGAATCAtgtaaagtgaactttacagGAAGTTTATGCGAGCCAGATCTTTTTCTCTGA
- the LOC111807421 gene encoding GEM-like protein 4, whose translation MKISLCPVKKLDNSSSNSMFRHLRRKVDRFVNGVFERVKLSPNITENLKGKLWSGARLVQFGGNEKIFQKMFNLSQGEKLLSCSRCYLSTTAGPVAGLLFISTHVVAFCSDRPIVISSSEGELGRLNYKVMIPLKKMKRVNQIEHINNPSKKYIQVVTVDDFDFWFMGFLNYEKAFKFLQKKVSRD comes from the exons ATGAAGATCTCTCTCTGTCCCGTGAAAAAGCTTGACAACTCTAGTTCAAATTCGATGTTTAGACATCTTAGAAGAAAAGTTGACAGATTCGTTAATGGAGTCTTTGAACGTG TTAAACTGTCGCCGAACATCACCGAGAATTTGAAGGGAAAGCTGTGGTCTGGGGCAAGACTTGTTCAGTTTGGAGGAAATGAGAAGATCTTTCAGAAAATGTTCAATCTCAGCCAAGGAGAGAAGTTACTAAGTTGTTCACGCTGTTATTTGTCAACCACAGCAGGTCCCGTAGCAGGCCTCCTCTTTATCTCCACCCATGTGGTTGCCTTCTGCAGTGACAGACCAATCGTCATCTCTTCTTCAGAAGGAGAACTGGGCAGATTGAACTACAAA GTTATGATCccattgaagaagatgaagagagTTAACCAAATAGAGCATATAAACAATCCATCAAAGAAGTACATTCAAGTGGTGACTGTGgatgattttgatttctgGTTTATGGGTTTTCTGAATTATGAGAAAGCATTCAAGTTCCTCCAAAAGAAGGTTTCTAGAGATTGA